In Kordiimonas pumila, a single genomic region encodes these proteins:
- a CDS encoding methyl-accepting chemotaxis protein → MTYLEDIRAFSARWLTVALWVHVPLVWLFSALHDQEGTLATVFVTVLAAAVPTVLYYLRGADELQRLLVSVSFVVMPALLVLTFRGHPWQIDVHMYFFAVLAVLCLFCDARAILVAAGVIAVHHLLFNIFVPSWVFPDGVSYMRVVLHAIIVVFETAALFWLALKLQDGFAAAAAAEAKASAEAEKAVAEAAEAAEAKERAERALAETELARAHIDNLETEKRLADEDHSIKAAQEREQIVLEFEGGLSTVLRDIEHVAEELEQQAESLSKISTESDTAVRVAIGSTNNVSDNVNSVAASAEEMAASINEISRQVKLSAAVADEARTYTKDSEARIKELADRADKINEVLKMIGDIAEQTNLLALNATIEAARAGEAGKGFAVVASEVKSLANQSAKATEEIGKLLAGIREATTGAVAVNNKIVTVVGQISENSATIASAISEQSAATDEIARAAQMASAGTTEATRSVDNMNAVSNSISSAAENTAGAVSALSDKTLALSERAAAFIASLRKQ, encoded by the coding sequence ATGACATACCTTGAGGACATTCGTGCATTTTCTGCCCGTTGGTTAACCGTTGCCTTATGGGTGCATGTGCCGCTTGTCTGGCTGTTTTCAGCACTGCATGATCAGGAAGGCACTCTGGCTACCGTGTTTGTTACGGTTTTGGCGGCGGCTGTCCCTACGGTGCTGTATTATCTGCGCGGGGCTGATGAGCTTCAGCGGCTCCTTGTCAGTGTGTCTTTTGTTGTCATGCCAGCGCTTCTGGTGCTCACGTTTAGGGGGCACCCGTGGCAAATTGACGTGCATATGTATTTCTTCGCGGTGCTGGCTGTACTGTGCCTGTTCTGCGATGCACGGGCCATTTTAGTGGCGGCTGGTGTTATTGCTGTTCACCATTTGCTTTTTAACATTTTTGTACCAAGCTGGGTTTTCCCTGACGGTGTTAGTTATATGCGGGTTGTGCTGCATGCTATTATTGTTGTGTTTGAAACGGCGGCCTTGTTTTGGCTGGCGCTCAAACTACAAGATGGATTTGCCGCCGCCGCCGCCGCCGAGGCAAAAGCCTCGGCAGAGGCAGAAAAAGCGGTTGCTGAGGCGGCAGAAGCAGCAGAGGCAAAGGAACGCGCAGAAAGAGCTCTTGCTGAAACAGAACTGGCTCGGGCGCACATCGACAACCTTGAAACTGAAAAACGCTTGGCAGACGAGGACCACAGTATCAAAGCAGCACAGGAGCGCGAGCAGATTGTACTGGAGTTTGAAGGGGGCTTAAGCACTGTTTTAAGAGATATCGAACATGTTGCGGAGGAACTGGAGCAGCAAGCAGAATCACTTAGTAAAATTTCAACAGAAAGTGATACAGCGGTTCGGGTGGCGATCGGCTCGACAAATAATGTTTCAGACAATGTGAACTCAGTTGCGGCCAGTGCAGAAGAAATGGCAGCGTCTATTAATGAAATTTCCCGGCAGGTGAAATTAAGTGCGGCTGTAGCTGATGAAGCACGTACTTATACAAAGGATAGCGAGGCGCGGATTAAGGAACTTGCTGACCGGGCTGATAAAATTAATGAAGTGCTGAAAATGATCGGTGATATTGCCGAGCAAACAAACCTGCTGGCTTTGAATGCAACGATTGAGGCGGCCCGTGCGGGCGAGGCAGGCAAGGGCTTTGCTGTGGTAGCTAGTGAAGTGAAATCACTTGCGAACCAGTCAGCAAAAGCGACAGAGGAAATCGGCAAACTGTTGGCGGGTATCCGCGAGGCTACAACGGGCGCTGTTGCGGTTAATAATAAAATCGTCACTGTTGTGGGCCAGATCAGTGAAAATTCAGCAACGATCGCAAGCGCGATCAGCGAGCAGTCAGCCGCTACAGACGAGATTGCCCGTGCGGCGCAAATGGCATCAGCCGGGACAACAGAGGCAACAAGATCGGTTGATAATATGAACGCTGTTTCAAACAGTATTTCAAGTGCTGCTGAAAATACGGCAGGTGCTGTTAGTGCTTTATCTGATAAGACATTGGCCCTATCTGAGCGGGCAGCGGCCTTTATTGCCAGCCTGCGCAAGCAGTAG
- a CDS encoding TonB-dependent receptor, with product MSVSIIKKYSLLSAVSMAALTGAAAVQAQDTSDDMMVFEEIVVSTTRLKASGFESPTPVTMVGSEDMAARGTTNLADIINELPSFTGTTTPTSTILNSRGNATNALDLRGLGGNRNLILVNGRRHVPTDEFGVVDTNVIPTLAVQRIEVVTGGGSAAWGSDAISGVVNVIYDKTLEGLKVEAQYGISDEGDNENYRVSMAFGSDVADGRGHILIAADYNDSKGVPLATARDWAQRHPGIITNSLDTGPNDGIPSRIIADDVSLFIASPNGVTLPGGPLGNLEFLPDGSVVDRELGNIGGNLMAGGSGSYLADSAALAIPLERKNVLAALDYKITEDINFYFEGTASQSNSEGALVDSFSFGIPISSGNPFLPDSVQTIMDDTGTDSLTLFRTNGEFGPITSVSQTNNYRFVTGLNGELESGWAWDVYYQYGRTNFSNRQINNLIPGNMALASDAVVDPATGDTVCAAALSGLDPNCVPINLFGSGSPSAEAIEYVTGTSISDTALKQQVVAASISGDLFEGWAGPVSTAFGVEYRKESLNREVDDLSEQAQFLITNAQPLSGSFNVKEVFGEVLIPLLDEAATGQSLNFNGAVRYTDYSTSGSVVTWKAGLTYDPLDELRFRGTISRDIRAPAIGEVFLKTLLLFGNVNNPFTGNTDFVQELNTGNTDLQEERSLTKTVGMVYSPSWLDNFQASVDWYDIDISDAIAQVSSQSIVDECFEGNDLFCDLVTLAPDNTVVDITNKLLNLGTYRVKGLDFEAQYRAGLDNGASLGFKVLGSYVYSKKIAADGTNEVNYAGEVGQGSVFGLPKLKMRGSVSYDTDTFGLFTQVRYVGSGKYNVQWGPEQLADDQNNIGAEIYVDLSGRYKLNEGMELYAGINNLFDNDPPVIPLDFIGPTATNAIHYDVIGRSFYFGVRAKF from the coding sequence ATGTCAGTGAGCATTATAAAGAAATATTCATTACTGAGTGCTGTCTCGATGGCTGCACTTACGGGGGCTGCCGCAGTGCAGGCCCAAGATACCAGCGACGATATGATGGTATTTGAAGAAATTGTTGTTAGCACAACACGGTTGAAAGCTTCAGGTTTCGAATCGCCAACACCTGTTACAATGGTTGGCAGCGAAGACATGGCCGCGCGCGGCACGACCAATTTGGCAGACATTATTAATGAGTTGCCAAGTTTTACAGGTACCACTACGCCGACATCAACCATTCTAAACTCACGCGGAAACGCGACCAATGCACTTGACCTTCGTGGTCTTGGTGGCAACCGTAACCTTATTCTGGTAAATGGCCGCCGTCATGTGCCAACAGATGAGTTTGGTGTTGTAGATACTAACGTTATTCCGACACTTGCTGTGCAGCGCATTGAAGTTGTAACCGGCGGCGGCTCTGCTGCTTGGGGTTCTGATGCGATCTCTGGTGTGGTTAACGTTATTTATGACAAAACTCTCGAAGGCTTGAAGGTTGAGGCGCAGTACGGCATCTCTGACGAAGGCGATAACGAAAACTACCGTGTTTCTATGGCGTTTGGTAGTGATGTTGCTGATGGTCGTGGCCATATTTTGATCGCTGCAGACTATAATGACAGCAAAGGCGTACCGCTTGCAACAGCGCGTGACTGGGCACAAAGGCACCCTGGCATCATCACAAATTCACTGGATACAGGCCCAAATGATGGCATTCCATCCAGAATTATTGCTGATGATGTTAGCCTGTTTATCGCCTCACCAAACGGCGTGACACTTCCTGGTGGTCCGCTTGGTAACCTTGAGTTTTTGCCAGACGGTTCTGTTGTTGATCGCGAACTGGGCAATATTGGTGGTAACCTGATGGCAGGCGGTAGTGGTTCTTACCTTGCTGACAGCGCGGCGCTTGCTATTCCGCTTGAGCGCAAAAACGTTCTTGCAGCGCTAGATTATAAAATCACTGAAGATATTAATTTCTATTTCGAAGGTACTGCAAGCCAGTCTAATTCAGAAGGCGCGCTTGTAGATTCGTTCTCTTTTGGTATTCCAATTAGTTCTGGTAACCCGTTCCTGCCTGATTCAGTGCAAACAATAATGGATGATACAGGTACAGACTCGCTTACTCTCTTTAGAACGAACGGCGAATTTGGACCGATTACATCTGTAAGCCAAACCAATAACTACCGCTTTGTTACTGGCCTGAACGGCGAGCTTGAAAGTGGTTGGGCTTGGGATGTTTATTACCAGTATGGCAGAACAAACTTCTCTAACCGCCAGATCAATAACCTGATCCCGGGCAATATGGCATTGGCGTCTGACGCTGTTGTTGACCCTGCAACAGGCGACACTGTTTGCGCGGCAGCCCTGAGCGGTCTTGACCCGAACTGTGTGCCGATCAACCTGTTTGGTAGTGGTTCACCAAGTGCGGAAGCAATTGAATATGTAACCGGTACCAGTATTTCTGATACAGCGCTTAAGCAGCAAGTTGTAGCGGCAAGCATCAGCGGCGACCTGTTCGAAGGTTGGGCTGGCCCGGTTTCAACAGCGTTTGGTGTTGAGTACCGCAAAGAATCGCTTAACCGTGAAGTGGATGATCTCTCTGAGCAGGCTCAGTTCCTGATCACAAACGCACAGCCTTTGTCTGGTAGCTTTAATGTGAAAGAAGTGTTCGGCGAAGTGCTGATCCCGCTTCTTGATGAAGCTGCAACAGGCCAATCACTGAACTTTAACGGTGCAGTTCGCTACACTGACTACAGCACCAGTGGTTCGGTGGTTACATGGAAAGCTGGCCTGACATACGACCCGCTTGATGAACTGCGTTTCCGCGGCACGATCTCTCGTGATATTCGCGCACCCGCAATCGGTGAAGTGTTCCTGAAAACATTGTTGTTGTTCGGTAACGTTAACAACCCGTTCACAGGCAATACTGATTTTGTACAAGAACTGAACACAGGTAATACTGACCTGCAGGAAGAGCGCTCGCTCACAAAAACTGTAGGCATGGTATATTCACCAAGCTGGCTTGATAACTTCCAGGCATCTGTTGACTGGTATGACATTGATATCAGCGATGCGATTGCACAGGTTTCCAGCCAGAGTATTGTGGACGAGTGTTTTGAGGGCAACGATCTGTTCTGTGATCTGGTAACACTTGCACCTGATAATACAGTGGTTGATATTACCAACAAGCTTCTGAACCTTGGTACATACCGCGTAAAAGGGCTTGATTTTGAAGCACAGTACAGGGCTGGTCTTGATAACGGCGCTTCGCTCGGCTTTAAAGTTCTTGGTAGCTATGTGTATTCTAAAAAGATCGCGGCTGACGGTACCAACGAAGTGAACTATGCTGGCGAAGTTGGCCAAGGTTCTGTCTTTGGTCTGCCAAAGCTTAAGATGCGCGGTAGCGTTTCTTACGATACGGATACATTTGGTCTCTTTACACAGGTTCGTTATGTTGGTTCAGGCAAATATAACGTACAGTGGGGCCCAGAACAGCTTGCTGATGACCAGAACAATATCGGCGCTGAGATCTATGTCGACCTGTCTGGCCGTTACAAGCTGAATGAAGGCATGGAACTGTATGCTGGCATTAACAACCTGTTTGATAATGACCCGCCAGTTATTCCACTAGACTTTATCGGCCCAACTGCAACCAATGCTATCCACTATGATGTGATTGGTCGCTCCTTCTACTTTGGTGTGAGGGCTAAATTCTAG
- a CDS encoding multidrug effflux MFS transporter, with protein MPTTQHDTTTINPNSDNRPYVKRPSFIISLAALTALTATAIDIALPAQPLIAESLGERAAAGGIIVSTYMLGYGPGQLLWGPLADRFGRIPPLMFGLVGFILATIACILSPNLETLSIARGIQGIFGGSGPVIARAIARDQGGGKATANLLTTIMMIFGIAPLLAPIIGSTILAFTEWQGIFVFLVLFSLTLIFLVRRYIMPATKLHSETSAPRRPLTLSLIIQLITARDFLMGMLVVTAIMGGYGAMLSIGALMASTRYGISATEFGPLFATASVAIVIGPAISRQLLKRYSLRTPMKVGAVSIGIAGFAFLLMANTSVPLAVYWVFVFLYMISFGLIMPISNSLALEPAGDAAGTASSLLAALPTIGAAAGAALASSTVFTDSYQALSLIMATGGICTVALVLLWDTSHRRGVANQEK; from the coding sequence ATGCCCACTACCCAACACGACACAACAACCATAAACCCTAATTCTGATAATCGGCCCTATGTAAAACGGCCGTCCTTTATCATATCGCTTGCTGCACTAACGGCACTAACAGCAACCGCTATTGATATAGCACTGCCAGCCCAGCCGCTTATTGCCGAAAGCCTCGGTGAACGGGCAGCAGCGGGTGGCATCATTGTCAGCACTTACATGCTGGGGTATGGCCCCGGTCAATTGCTTTGGGGCCCACTTGCTGACAGGTTTGGCCGTATTCCGCCCCTGATGTTTGGGCTTGTCGGTTTTATTCTCGCGACAATTGCCTGCATCTTGTCGCCTAACCTTGAAACGCTGAGTATAGCACGCGGTATTCAGGGCATATTTGGTGGCTCCGGCCCCGTTATCGCCCGGGCTATTGCCCGCGATCAGGGCGGCGGCAAAGCAACAGCCAACCTTCTGACAACAATCATGATGATTTTTGGCATAGCGCCCTTACTTGCGCCCATCATTGGTAGCACCATTCTGGCCTTTACCGAATGGCAGGGTATTTTTGTCTTTCTTGTTCTCTTTAGCTTAACCCTTATATTTTTGGTACGGCGTTATATTATGCCTGCCACAAAGCTACATTCAGAAACCAGCGCGCCGCGCAGACCCCTTACGCTGTCCTTAATCATACAGCTTATAACCGCGCGGGATTTTCTCATGGGTATGCTTGTTGTAACGGCCATTATGGGGGGTTACGGTGCCATGCTTTCTATTGGTGCCTTAATGGCCAGCACACGCTACGGCATTAGCGCAACCGAATTTGGCCCCCTGTTTGCCACCGCCTCTGTTGCGATTGTGATTGGCCCTGCCATTAGCCGCCAACTGCTAAAACGCTATAGCCTGCGCACCCCCATGAAAGTGGGTGCTGTTTCTATTGGCATTGCAGGGTTTGCCTTTTTACTAATGGCAAACACCAGTGTGCCGCTGGCTGTTTACTGGGTGTTTGTCTTTTTATACATGATCAGCTTTGGCCTTATTATGCCTATCTCCAACTCGCTTGCGCTGGAACCTGCGGGCGACGCCGCAGGCACAGCAAGCAGCCTGCTTGCAGCCTTACCCACGATCGGCGCGGCAGCAGGTGCGGCCCTTGCTTCCAGCACAGTTTTTACCGATAGCTATCAGGCTTTGTCTCTTATCATGGCAACAGGCGGTATTTGCACTGTTGCTCTTGTCTTACTGTGGGATACAAGCCACCGGCGCGGGGTCGCCAATCAGGAAAAATAA
- a CDS encoding alpha/beta hydrolase family protein, with protein MASTARHIDAADRHRIAARVDMRESFAQTDEVVVSGIVDRIGTSDAPPFFILHAEDDDVVPVENALLLRAALKAQNIRVETHLFTNGGHGFGLRKAVGKPVGEWLDLFLNWAQTTGFANLY; from the coding sequence ATGGCGTCGACCGCGCGGCATATTGATGCTGCTGATCGCCACCGTATTGCAGCACGTGTTGATATGCGGGAAAGTTTTGCCCAAACCGACGAAGTGGTTGTCTCTGGTATTGTAGACCGGATTGGCACGAGCGATGCACCGCCGTTTTTTATTTTGCATGCAGAAGATGATGACGTGGTACCGGTCGAAAATGCCCTGCTGTTAAGGGCGGCGCTGAAAGCGCAAAATATTCGTGTTGAAACCCATTTGTTTACAAACGGCGGCCACGGTTTTGGCCTGCGTAAAGCCGTTGGCAAGCCCGTGGGCGAGTGGCTAGACCTGTTTTTAAACTGGGCACAAACGACAGGCTTTGCAAACCTTTATTAA
- a CDS encoding ketopantoate reductase family protein produces MKIAIIGAGAIGNWIGCALAASGNTISMLARGQSLDTIKTSGLRLITQETDTSYKVHASDNPKDLGKHDLVIIAVKSHHLTDIASAVSELITPSSMVIPMINGVPWWFMDDGKGLKSLDPEGYLSRLIPYQQIIGCVIHASCSSPAPATAHLKFADKIILGDPSGCNSKTAENIQKIFEAAAVKTVISTNIRHDIWYKLWGNMTLNPISALTRSTSLAVLDDDYTRHFMHEIMREAQEIGASIGCPIDQTPAERNQITRTLGDFKTSMLQDLEAGKQLEIEALLTAPKEIAIAQGIATPNLDILLGLIRLLAARHGSSYKS; encoded by the coding sequence ATGAAAATTGCCATTATAGGTGCTGGCGCCATAGGAAACTGGATTGGCTGTGCTCTTGCCGCCTCTGGCAACACTATATCCATGCTGGCGCGCGGCCAAAGTCTGGACACTATAAAAACCAGTGGCCTCAGGCTGATCACACAGGAAACCGACACCTCCTATAAAGTGCACGCCTCAGACAATCCAAAAGACCTTGGCAAGCACGACCTTGTTATCATCGCCGTAAAAAGCCACCATCTGACTGATATTGCCTCTGCCGTATCAGAGCTTATCACCCCCAGCTCTATGGTTATTCCCATGATAAACGGTGTTCCCTGGTGGTTTATGGATGATGGTAAAGGCCTTAAAAGCCTTGACCCGGAAGGCTACCTGTCGCGCCTCATTCCTTATCAGCAAATCATCGGCTGTGTTATTCACGCCTCCTGTTCGTCGCCCGCGCCAGCTACAGCGCACCTCAAGTTCGCAGACAAAATTATTCTCGGCGACCCCTCAGGCTGCAACAGTAAAACTGCGGAAAATATACAGAAAATCTTTGAAGCAGCGGCTGTCAAAACAGTGATCAGCACTAATATCCGTCATGATATCTGGTACAAGCTTTGGGGCAACATGACGCTGAACCCCATTTCAGCCCTAACCCGGTCTACATCCCTTGCGGTTCTGGACGATGACTATACCCGACATTTCATGCATGAAATAATGCGCGAAGCACAAGAAATTGGCGCCTCCATTGGGTGCCCGATAGATCAAACACCTGCTGAGCGTAACCAGATCACCCGCACGTTAGGCGATTTTAAAACATCCATGCTGCAAGATCTGGAAGCAGGTAAACAACTGGAAATAGAAGCACTGCTGACGGCACCAAAGGAAATTGCGATCGCACAAGGTATCGCAACACCCAATCTGGATATTTTATTAGGCCTTATCCGGCTGCTTGCTGCCCGGCACGGCAGCAGCTATAAAAGTTAG
- a CDS encoding NADAR family protein translates to MAIFFNTRGEHHSEFKNSSAHGIKLDGVYWRSVAHYVEAQRFSCPEVQEKVRKSPYAFAARSIARAVPDALRDDWFDVRDRVMEKAVRAKFEAHAELRAALCATGKAEIIDGSVLGTYWGAGAGGTGQNKLGKIMMKIRDELSDE, encoded by the coding sequence ATGGCTATATTCTTTAATACACGTGGTGAGCACCACAGCGAGTTTAAAAATTCATCTGCCCACGGCATCAAGCTTGACGGCGTTTATTGGCGGTCTGTGGCGCATTATGTTGAGGCGCAGCGCTTTTCCTGCCCGGAAGTGCAGGAAAAGGTACGCAAATCACCGTATGCGTTTGCCGCAAGATCAATCGCACGGGCTGTACCAGATGCCCTGAGGGATGACTGGTTTGATGTCAGGGACAGGGTAATGGAAAAGGCAGTGCGAGCAAAGTTTGAGGCACACGCTGAGCTGCGCGCGGCACTCTGTGCCACTGGCAAGGCAGAAATTATAGATGGGTCTGTTCTGGGCACTTACTGGGGTGCCGGTGCAGGCGGAACAGGCCAAAACAAACTTGGTAAAATCATGATGAAAATTCGGGATGAACTATCAGACGAATGA
- a CDS encoding helix-turn-helix domain-containing protein, translating into MGFEAGSMNAEGEAVWIYGKWVQAPAQDRSERTFFRFLDAAEQLLAGRHWHEVSVQEIVRRAKASVGSFYNRFSDKTALLHCLDDRLGLECEVTIHHLMTELEACPALIVEMPGIVISLLIRLCTERRGVIRALDLAQKMSAADSFSGLGPRFDTALETLSAFMREHDEQFAAYSSSAIALAFREVFWLARENLLYENPDMNERALHKSLLHHFEASLKDKS; encoded by the coding sequence ATGGGATTTGAAGCGGGATCAATGAATGCTGAAGGCGAAGCTGTCTGGATTTACGGAAAGTGGGTTCAGGCACCGGCGCAAGATAGGTCAGAACGTACATTTTTTAGGTTTTTAGATGCGGCGGAACAGTTGCTCGCTGGCCGTCACTGGCATGAAGTTTCTGTGCAGGAAATTGTACGGCGTGCTAAGGCATCTGTTGGCAGTTTTTATAACAGGTTTAGCGATAAAACAGCCTTGTTACACTGCCTTGATGACAGGCTGGGGCTTGAGTGCGAAGTAACCATTCATCATTTGATGACAGAACTTGAGGCGTGCCCCGCGTTGATCGTTGAAATGCCGGGCATTGTTATAAGCTTGCTTATTCGCCTGTGTACTGAGCGACGCGGCGTTATCAGGGCGCTTGATCTAGCGCAGAAAATGTCTGCGGCGGATAGCTTTTCTGGTCTTGGCCCCCGGTTTGACACTGCGCTTGAAACGCTTTCTGCCTTTATGCGTGAGCATGACGAACAGTTTGCTGCATACAGTAGCTCAGCTATTGCGCTGGCTTTCCGTGAAGTGTTTTGGCTTGCACGGGAAAATCTGCTGTACGAAAACCCGGATATGAACGAGCGGGCGCTGCACAAAAGCTTGTTGCACCATTTTGAAGCAAGCCTGAAAGACAAATCATAG
- a CDS encoding GntR family transcriptional regulator: protein MPKDEIVNSEIHNPDVHDAYEQIMDAIVTQKLAPSQKVSENVFSDMFGISRSISRNLIERLTAKHFLVSMSPRVTLVAPLTLLEIKQNFTLRKILLPEIFALGAQNVDYEALNTLNKQISSMMPIKDDASALQVLKTNKQLNMLLCENAGYPLMQDWAQQLEDTAMRIYWLYVKVNKTFFYSKEQVEMSFSVMKNEEPARVRKVMYDILSQTEERILNTVFSHEQFYTQDLKV, encoded by the coding sequence GTGCCTAAGGATGAGATTGTAAATTCAGAGATTCATAACCCTGATGTGCACGATGCGTACGAGCAGATTATGGATGCCATAGTCACGCAGAAACTGGCGCCAAGCCAAAAAGTTTCCGAGAATGTGTTTAGTGATATGTTTGGCATCAGCCGGTCCATATCCCGCAACCTTATCGAGCGCCTGACAGCCAAGCACTTTTTGGTTTCCATGTCGCCGCGCGTAACACTTGTGGCACCGCTTACCCTTCTTGAGATCAAGCAGAATTTCACACTGCGCAAAATATTGTTGCCGGAAATTTTTGCGCTTGGTGCCCAGAACGTTGATTACGAGGCGCTCAACACCCTTAATAAGCAAATTAGCAGTATGATGCCCATTAAGGATGATGCCTCTGCCTTGCAGGTTTTAAAGACCAACAAGCAGCTTAATATGCTGTTATGCGAGAATGCAGGCTACCCGCTCATGCAGGACTGGGCGCAGCAGCTTGAAGATACCGCCATGCGCATTTACTGGCTGTATGTGAAGGTCAATAAAACCTTTTTCTATTCCAAGGAACAGGTTGAGATGAGTTTCAGCGTGATGAAAAATGAAGAACCCGCCCGCGTCCGTAAGGTGATGTATGATATTCTGTCTCAAACCGAGGAACGCATACTCAACACGGTTTTCTCGCACGAGCAATTCTACACGCAGGACCTAAAGGTTTAA
- a CDS encoding RidA family protein: MTKKIIGAPIMLPGGGTAPYSKAAEAGGLVFLTGQLGLGPDGKLAEGGIEAQTEAAIANIKAILAEAGCTLDDVVKTTVWLTDAANFAGYNKVYAQHFSASPPPRSTVVADFVLPGALVEIEVIAAARA, encoded by the coding sequence ATGACAAAAAAAATTATAGGTGCCCCGATTATGTTGCCGGGCGGTGGCACAGCACCTTATTCAAAAGCGGCTGAGGCTGGCGGCCTTGTTTTCCTGACCGGCCAATTGGGCCTTGGACCAGACGGCAAACTTGCAGAAGGCGGCATTGAAGCACAGACAGAAGCAGCCATTGCCAACATTAAGGCCATTCTTGCCGAGGCAGGCTGCACGCTGGATGATGTGGTAAAAACCACGGTATGGCTAACAGACGCCGCGAACTTTGCCGGGTATAATAAAGTATATGCCCAGCATTTTAGCGCCAGCCCGCCGCCGCGCTCTACCGTGGTGGCGGATTTTGTACTGCCGGGCGCGCTTGTGGAAATTGAAGTGATCGCTGCTGCCCGCGCTTAA